In the Armatimonadota bacterium genome, one interval contains:
- the pstB gene encoding phosphate ABC transporter ATP-binding protein, producing MEVTTDAERESAISVRDLNVWYADTHALKHVSIEIPLREITALIGPSGCGKSTFLRAINRMNDLIPCVRTTGEIFIEGRDVNSAGTDVVQLRKDIGMVFQRPNPFPKPIFDNVAYGPRVHGITDRGALREIVEKSLKRAAIWDEVKDALHKSAFDLSGGQQQRLCIARALAVEPEIMLMDEPASALDPISTLKIEELMHDLSKEITIVIVTHNMQQAARVSACTGFFLLGELIEFDRSNKMFTTPSDKRTEDYITGRFG from the coding sequence ATGGAAGTGACGACTGACGCGGAGCGGGAGAGCGCGATCTCCGTCCGCGATCTCAACGTCTGGTACGCCGATACCCACGCGCTCAAGCACGTCAGCATTGAGATACCGCTGCGTGAAATCACCGCTCTCATCGGACCCTCCGGGTGCGGCAAGTCTACTTTCCTGCGCGCGATCAACCGGATGAACGACCTGATCCCATGCGTCAGGACGACAGGCGAGATATTCATAGAGGGCCGCGATGTCAACTCGGCCGGCACAGACGTGGTGCAGCTTCGCAAAGACATCGGGATGGTATTCCAGCGTCCGAACCCATTCCCGAAGCCGATCTTCGACAACGTGGCTTACGGGCCGAGAGTTCACGGCATAACGGACCGCGGCGCTCTTCGCGAGATCGTCGAGAAGAGCCTGAAGCGGGCCGCGATCTGGGATGAGGTCAAGGACGCCCTGCACAAGTCGGCCTTCGATCTATCCGGCGGACAGCAGCAGAGGCTGTGCATCGCCCGGGCGCTGGCCGTCGAGCCGGAGATCATGCTGATGGACGAGCCCGCATCGGCGCTCGATCCGATCTCGACCCTCAAGATAGAGGAGTTGATGCACGACTTGAGCAAGGAGATCACCATAGTCATCGTCACGCACAACATGCAGCAGGCCGCGCGGGTCTCCGCATGCACGGGCTTCTTCCTCCTCGGGGAGTTGATTGAGTTCGACAGATCGAATAAGATGTTCACGACGCCGTCGGACAAGCGGACAGAGGACTACATCACCGGACGATTCGGCTAG
- the pstC gene encoding phosphate ABC transporter permease subunit PstC, with protein sequence MQTPDSARRSLARIREWAMERIILLCGAMTITIVVLIFAFLLRDGLPTFRHVTVPDFLLGRDWYPLSDKFQILPLILGSLLVTAGAILIAVPIGIASAVYLAEVAPLRVREVLKPTVEVLAGIPSVVIGFIGMVVLGPYIKSIFDLPTGLTALTGSVMLAFMAMPTIISISEDAIVAVPRDYGAGALALGATPWQAISGVTVPAAKSGIIAAVMLGIGRAIGETMTVLMVTGNAAVIPHSFLQPVRTMTATIAAEMGEVAQGTPHYYSLFAIGIVLFGMTFLINLTADLALQRSGRSS encoded by the coding sequence ATGCAGACTCCAGATTCAGCCAGGAGGAGTCTTGCCCGTATCCGCGAGTGGGCGATGGAGAGGATCATTCTCTTGTGCGGCGCGATGACGATCACGATCGTCGTGCTCATCTTCGCGTTTCTCCTGAGGGACGGGCTTCCGACGTTTCGCCATGTAACGGTTCCGGACTTTCTTCTCGGCAGAGACTGGTATCCGCTCTCGGACAAGTTCCAGATTCTGCCGCTCATACTCGGATCGCTCCTGGTAACGGCAGGGGCGATACTGATCGCCGTTCCCATAGGGATTGCGTCGGCGGTCTACCTCGCCGAGGTCGCCCCGCTACGCGTTCGAGAGGTTCTCAAGCCTACAGTCGAGGTGTTGGCGGGGATACCGTCCGTGGTCATCGGGTTTATCGGGATGGTCGTCCTCGGGCCGTACATCAAGAGCATCTTCGACCTTCCGACCGGCCTAACCGCCCTGACCGGCTCCGTGATGCTGGCGTTCATGGCGATGCCCACGATCATATCCATCTCCGAGGACGCGATCGTCGCCGTGCCCAGGGACTACGGGGCGGGTGCGCTCGCTCTGGGCGCGACTCCGTGGCAGGCCATATCCGGCGTGACGGTGCCGGCTGCGAAGAGCGGCATCATCGCCGCCGTCATGCTCGGAATAGGCCGTGCGATCGGAGAGACCATGACCGTGCTGATGGTCACCGGCAACGCCGCTGTGATCCCGCATTCGTTCCTTCAGCCGGTCCGGACAATGACGGCCACGATAGCCGCCGAGATGGGCGAGGTTGCACAGGGGACGCCGCACTATTACTCGCTGTTCGCCATCGGAATCGTGCTATTCGGCATGACATTCCTGATCAACCTGACTGCCGATCTCGCGCTTCAGAGATCGGGACGGAGTAGTTAG
- a CDS encoding RICIN domain-containing protein — protein sequence MKRWLIGLCLMGLMVPCHATTYATWIMIWYGHDQAWWSEKNPDATRNLVNGKWKTLDWSDESQYGAHLDGIKAAGVTVVIADLTNGWGWLDGRSRLIQRLCAERGMKFCVAENSGGNTASFESHAADIWKNFAGPDAPHPETYFQYRGKPLIVCYAVRDWYRAYLEMAPRYTPRGAPGVVGKEETSRFSLVWASGEDSCINKWGWQLEPWMGSIPSDDSMYVTSAVRWNPADGVMWRKSIAWLDYNFALARKSNPDYVIVGSYDDPTERNQWCISETSHCELGRQIRDKTGALNPRALYDRVREWTSRKVSVVPGGLLRDGAYRIISRSGGHLGIEKGKEGAPGALLVKRSTERAPNGLFWLYHVGKNRYRIIAVQSGLAIEASDAGIVQNWDSTDFRQRWAISREKDGFFRVSNESTGWTDEWDLRPSLVL from the coding sequence ATGAAACGATGGCTGATCGGTTTGTGCCTGATGGGATTGATGGTCCCATGCCACGCGACGACTTACGCCACGTGGATCATGATATGGTACGGCCACGACCAGGCGTGGTGGAGCGAGAAGAACCCGGATGCGACTCGCAACCTCGTCAATGGCAAGTGGAAGACGCTCGACTGGTCGGATGAGAGTCAGTACGGCGCTCATCTCGACGGGATAAAGGCAGCGGGCGTCACCGTCGTGATCGCAGACCTGACGAACGGTTGGGGATGGCTGGACGGCCGCTCTCGACTCATCCAGAGGCTCTGCGCCGAGCGGGGCATGAAGTTCTGCGTCGCGGAGAACAGCGGTGGGAATACGGCTTCCTTCGAGAGCCATGCCGCGGACATCTGGAAGAACTTCGCCGGACCGGATGCGCCCCACCCCGAGACCTACTTCCAGTACCGGGGCAAGCCGTTGATCGTCTGCTATGCGGTCCGGGATTGGTACCGGGCTTACCTCGAGATGGCCCCTCGATACACGCCCAGAGGCGCACCAGGGGTAGTCGGGAAAGAGGAGACCTCGCGGTTCAGCCTGGTGTGGGCCTCCGGGGAGGATTCGTGCATCAACAAGTGGGGCTGGCAGCTCGAGCCGTGGATGGGAAGCATCCCGTCCGACGATTCGATGTACGTGACATCGGCGGTCCGGTGGAATCCCGCCGACGGAGTGATGTGGCGGAAGTCCATCGCCTGGCTCGACTACAACTTCGCTCTGGCAAGGAAGAGCAACCCGGACTACGTAATCGTCGGCTCGTACGACGATCCCACGGAGCGCAACCAGTGGTGCATCTCGGAAACATCTCACTGTGAACTCGGGCGGCAGATCCGCGACAAAACCGGCGCGCTGAATCCCCGTGCACTCTACGATAGGGTCAGGGAGTGGACATCGAGGAAGGTGTCGGTAGTTCCGGGAGGACTGCTTCGCGACGGAGCGTACCGGATCATCAGCCGCTCGGGTGGGCATCTCGGCATCGAGAAGGGAAAGGAGGGAGCACCGGGGGCACTACTGGTCAAACGCTCGACGGAACGGGCACCGAACGGATTGTTCTGGCTCTATCACGTGGGAAAGAACCGATACCGAATCATTGCGGTCCAGAGCGGACTAGCGATCGAGGCATCGGACGCAGGCATCGTCCAGAACTGGGACAGCACGGACTTCCGCCAGCGGTGGGCAATCTCACGTGAGAAAGACGGGTTCTTTCGCGTCAGCAACGAATCCACCGGCTGGACGGATGAGTGGGACCTTCGACCTTCGCTGGTGCTATAG
- a CDS encoding family 43 glycosylhydrolase, with protein MLKTEDIGIRDPFVLPVAEEGRYYLYGTTRAMPDGQGGPCFEAYTSSDLKEWEGPIRVFGASMGFWGTKTYWAPEVHRYRGKYHLFGTFSSDTRRRACHILVSDGPRGPFKPLTNRPITPHGWQCLDGTLFVDDDGKPWILFCREWEQVGDGEICALRLTDGLKYPLGKPIVLFRASEAQWVNRGATYVTDGPFLHRANEGRLLMLWSSFGIGGYTQGVARSESGQITGPWRQEADPLFAEDGGHGMVFRTFEGELMLVLHAPNGGPTRPRFISVRETENGLAAE; from the coding sequence ATGCTCAAGACGGAAGACATCGGGATTCGAGATCCTTTCGTCCTTCCTGTAGCGGAGGAAGGAAGATACTATTTGTACGGCACCACGCGCGCCATGCCGGACGGACAAGGCGGTCCGTGCTTCGAGGCATACACGAGCAGCGACTTGAAGGAGTGGGAAGGGCCGATCAGGGTCTTCGGGGCGAGCATGGGTTTCTGGGGAACGAAGACCTACTGGGCGCCGGAGGTCCACCGATACCGGGGTAAGTACCATCTATTCGGCACCTTCAGCTCCGATACGAGACGGCGAGCCTGCCACATACTCGTCTCGGACGGCCCCCGAGGCCCGTTCAAGCCTCTGACGAACCGGCCTATCACCCCGCACGGATGGCAGTGCCTCGACGGGACGCTCTTCGTGGACGACGACGGCAAACCGTGGATCCTCTTCTGCCGCGAGTGGGAGCAGGTCGGTGACGGTGAGATCTGCGCCCTGCGGCTGACCGACGGCCTGAAATATCCGCTCGGCAAACCGATCGTGCTCTTCCGGGCTTCGGAAGCTCAGTGGGTGAACAGAGGGGCGACATACGTTACCGACGGCCCGTTCCTGCATCGAGCGAATGAAGGAAGGCTCCTCATGCTCTGGTCGAGCTTCGGCATAGGCGGGTACACGCAAGGCGTGGCGCGCTCGGAATCCGGGCAGATCACCGGGCCGTGGAGACAGGAGGCGGACCCTCTCTTCGCAGAGGACGGCGGACACGGCATGGTCTTCCGCACCTTCGAAGGTGAACTGATGCTTGTTCTACACGCCCCAAACGGGGGACCGACGCGACCGAGGTTCATCTCCGTTCGCGAGACAGAGAACGGACTGGCGGCCGAATAG
- a CDS encoding phosphate ABC transporter substrate-binding protein encodes MRAKAKPIVTVLLFSAILALTGCAKPPAKSTGPSAKMVQIKGSDTMVNLGQAWAEAYMNANPGSNVAVTGGGSGTGIAAMIDGTTDIAECSRPMKDEEIALAKERGVDPIEHEVALDALSIIVHPANPVSKLTIEQLSDIFTGEITNWKQVGGRDEKIVILSRDKSSGSHVFFLEHVVRKGHDKGPEEYAKTALMMPSSEAVAAQVATDTADIGYVGLGYVDPKKHKAVAVAKTVAGPFVMPSVGAAIDRTYPISRPLYWYTDGQPEGEINNLLEFALSEDGQKIVDKLGFAPIRKI; translated from the coding sequence ATGCGTGCCAAGGCAAAGCCAATCGTGACTGTGCTGTTGTTCTCGGCGATTCTTGCTCTGACAGGATGCGCAAAGCCACCTGCAAAGAGTACAGGACCCAGTGCCAAGATGGTTCAGATCAAGGGGTCCGATACGATGGTGAATCTCGGCCAGGCATGGGCCGAGGCATACATGAACGCCAATCCCGGATCGAATGTGGCGGTGACCGGCGGCGGCTCGGGGACGGGCATAGCGGCGATGATAGACGGAACCACGGACATCGCCGAATGCTCGCGGCCGATGAAGGATGAAGAGATCGCATTGGCCAAGGAGCGCGGCGTTGATCCCATCGAGCATGAGGTTGCACTCGATGCTCTAAGCATCATCGTCCACCCCGCGAATCCGGTAAGCAAGTTGACCATTGAGCAGCTCTCGGACATCTTCACCGGAGAGATCACCAACTGGAAACAGGTAGGCGGCCGCGATGAGAAGATCGTGATTCTCTCCCGCGATAAGAGCAGTGGAAGTCATGTGTTCTTCCTCGAGCACGTCGTCAGAAAGGGCCATGACAAAGGTCCAGAGGAATATGCCAAAACAGCGCTCATGATGCCTTCATCCGAGGCGGTTGCGGCCCAGGTGGCAACCGACACGGCCGACATCGGCTACGTGGGGCTCGGGTACGTTGATCCCAAGAAACACAAAGCGGTGGCGGTCGCCAAGACCGTGGCGGGGCCGTTTGTTATGCCCAGCGTCGGCGCTGCCATAGACCGCACCTATCCGATCTCCCGCCCGCTATACTGGTATACCGACGGACAGCCCGAAGGCGAGATCAATAACCTGCTGGAGTTCGCGCTGAGCGAAGATGGTCAGAAGATAGTGGACAAGCTCGGGTTCGCGCCGATCAGGAAGATCTGA
- a CDS encoding metallophosphoesterase family protein produces MKRTFTRLMFAAVLALALTSPNIGQDKSNGATAVPDHVTLTWTGDPATSMTITWRTDPSVTTGLVQLQVGSRATQANATAADFDTDLGKCRLFTAALTGLSASTRYSYRVGDGEHWSPFRRFTTAAPKPRAFKFLVFGDSQSSTSGDNPYGQWRTTVQNAYRANPTAKFMVNVGDLVNTGQSAEHWNCWFAAATGVIDAIPEMPVLGNHEYAGGGGPSYATRQFPVPQNGPEGLKSRVYSYDYGQAHFVVLDTEKAKGDSLDATRKWLDSDLSASKAIWKIAFFHKAPWEVKDGRTNEELRGAFSPTLEQHGVDLVFNGHDHGIGRTWPLRNGMRMEKPSQGTVYFVTGRSGEKTYKNLSKREWNSFFFNPLDQPNYLVVRVASDRLTVTTVKQDGTLIDDFCIDKTNDTTSDHLSSGETD; encoded by the coding sequence ATGAAGCGCACATTCACGCGCCTGATGTTCGCGGCGGTCCTTGCCCTGGCACTGACTTCCCCGAATATCGGCCAGGACAAGTCAAACGGCGCGACGGCCGTTCCCGACCACGTCACGCTCACATGGACGGGCGACCCGGCAACGAGTATGACGATCACCTGGAGAACCGATCCTTCCGTGACGACGGGGCTCGTCCAGCTCCAGGTGGGATCGAGAGCGACGCAGGCTAACGCTACCGCCGCGGACTTCGATACCGACCTCGGAAAGTGCAGGCTATTCACTGCGGCACTAACCGGCCTGTCCGCGAGCACGAGATACTCATACCGAGTCGGGGACGGCGAGCATTGGAGCCCGTTCCGCCGTTTCACTACTGCGGCACCGAAACCGCGGGCGTTCAAGTTCCTCGTGTTCGGCGACAGCCAGAGCAGTACCTCCGGCGACAATCCGTATGGGCAGTGGCGGACGACCGTGCAGAACGCTTACAGGGCGAACCCGACCGCGAAGTTCATGGTGAACGTCGGCGACCTCGTCAACACCGGCCAGAGCGCCGAACATTGGAACTGCTGGTTCGCGGCTGCGACCGGAGTGATCGACGCGATCCCTGAGATGCCTGTCCTCGGAAACCATGAGTACGCCGGCGGGGGCGGACCTTCGTACGCGACCAGGCAGTTCCCCGTCCCGCAGAACGGTCCCGAGGGGCTGAAGAGCCGGGTTTACTCATACGACTACGGGCAGGCGCACTTCGTGGTGCTGGACACCGAGAAGGCCAAGGGTGACAGCCTGGATGCGACTCGGAAGTGGCTCGACTCCGACCTGTCGGCCTCCAAAGCAATCTGGAAGATCGCTTTCTTTCACAAGGCTCCCTGGGAGGTGAAGGACGGGCGCACGAACGAGGAACTGAGAGGGGCCTTCTCGCCCACGCTCGAACAGCACGGGGTTGACCTCGTGTTCAACGGCCACGATCACGGAATCGGACGTACCTGGCCGCTCCGGAATGGGATGAGGATGGAGAAGCCGTCCCAAGGGACGGTCTACTTCGTCACCGGACGAAGCGGCGAGAAGACCTACAAGAACCTCAGCAAGCGGGAATGGAACTCATTCTTCTTCAATCCGCTCGATCAGCCGAACTATCTCGTCGTCCGCGTCGCGAGCGACAGGCTCACGGTCACAACCGTCAAACAAGACGGGACGCTGATAGACGACTTCTGCATTGACAAGACGAATGACACGACCTCCGACCACCTGTCCTCGGGCGAGACAGACTAG
- a CDS encoding family 10 glycosylhydrolase, whose product MKIILPLLVLAVASVPCWAINGLWVHPENVVDKATADRMLDQAQRSGIDNIYVLIFYRQQAWFRTEFCPMSPQVKDGFDPLGYCITAGHKRGMKVHAWYVNGEPGGDDKGYFMTKHSDWMATDAQGNLVSWFDFTNPDVRRFQRDLMVSAVKNYPQLDGIHFDYIRYPAVSLGYGKSATENFRKETGEELITPPTWTKFPIRIDVSANALHGVTTAETLAKFGTGIPAIVENRLGNGRALFFNWHAEQSIAPVLDSFLASRLKAYGSETKTVRLLVSELNEKRYGDRLRSGAAEWLARIGVKAMESKLDQCAANDILVVPCVYLWSAEEASALRKLVDAGMNVVWIDGLAEGKPDLLAILGMDRPHGYFYSRLTINPVTDDPTRPMSADSKAVEEMEKQDLAWRQWPMDKVTDVVRDVYRSAKKVRHSVVVSAAVFYTKASGESVLQEWPRWIREGIIDYVIPMAYVDDPALSAAFDEWTKIPGWKSKIIPGLSIYRMVEGKPAPRTAEVVQRQIEMCAKRGSNGQVYFCCHYISPELELVLRSGK is encoded by the coding sequence ATGAAGATCATTCTGCCTCTCCTCGTCCTCGCCGTCGCATCAGTCCCATGCTGGGCGATCAACGGCCTGTGGGTGCACCCAGAGAACGTGGTTGACAAGGCCACGGCGGATAGGATGCTCGACCAGGCGCAGCGGTCGGGCATAGACAACATCTACGTCCTCATCTTCTACCGCCAGCAGGCGTGGTTTCGGACCGAGTTCTGTCCGATGTCTCCCCAAGTGAAGGACGGCTTCGACCCGCTGGGCTACTGCATCACGGCCGGCCACAAGCGCGGCATGAAGGTCCATGCCTGGTACGTCAACGGCGAGCCGGGCGGCGATGACAAGGGCTACTTCATGACGAAGCATTCCGACTGGATGGCCACGGACGCGCAGGGGAACTTGGTGAGCTGGTTCGACTTCACGAACCCGGATGTCCGCCGCTTCCAACGCGACCTGATGGTCTCCGCGGTGAAGAACTATCCCCAGCTCGACGGCATTCACTTCGACTACATCCGCTATCCGGCTGTCTCACTCGGATACGGCAAGTCGGCCACCGAGAACTTCCGCAAAGAGACCGGCGAGGAGTTGATCACCCCACCGACCTGGACGAAGTTCCCGATCAGGATAGATGTGAGCGCGAACGCACTGCACGGCGTCACCACGGCAGAGACACTCGCCAAGTTCGGGACCGGGATACCGGCGATCGTCGAGAACCGGCTCGGGAATGGGCGAGCGCTCTTCTTCAACTGGCATGCCGAACAGAGCATCGCGCCCGTGCTCGATTCCTTCCTGGCATCGAGGCTGAAGGCATACGGATCGGAGACGAAGACCGTCCGGCTGCTTGTGTCGGAGCTGAACGAGAAGCGCTACGGCGACCGACTGCGGAGCGGGGCCGCCGAGTGGCTCGCCCGTATCGGCGTCAAGGCCATGGAGTCGAAGCTCGATCAGTGTGCGGCGAATGACATTCTGGTAGTGCCTTGCGTATACCTGTGGAGTGCCGAGGAAGCGTCCGCCCTGCGCAAGTTGGTCGACGCCGGTATGAACGTGGTGTGGATCGACGGACTGGCGGAGGGGAAGCCCGATCTGCTCGCGATCCTCGGCATGGATCGGCCGCATGGGTATTTCTACTCGAGGCTGACGATCAACCCCGTAACCGATGACCCCACGAGGCCGATGTCCGCCGATTCCAAGGCAGTCGAGGAGATGGAGAAGCAGGACCTCGCGTGGCGGCAGTGGCCGATGGACAAGGTGACCGATGTGGTGCGGGACGTCTACCGTTCGGCGAAGAAGGTCCGCCACTCGGTAGTAGTGTCCGCCGCGGTGTTCTATACGAAGGCATCGGGGGAGAGCGTCCTCCAGGAATGGCCTCGGTGGATTCGAGAAGGGATCATTGATTACGTGATCCCGATGGCGTATGTAGACGATCCGGCGCTCTCGGCCGCGTTCGATGAATGGACGAAGATCCCGGGCTGGAAGAGCAAGATCATTCCGGGACTCTCGATCTACAGGATGGTCGAGGGCAAGCCCGCCCCCAGGACGGCAGAGGTTGTGCAGCGCCAGATCGAGATGTGCGCTAAGCGAGGGTCGAACGGGCAGGTATACTTCTGCTGCCACTACATCAGCCCGGAGCTCGAACTAGTGCTGAGATCAGGGAAGTAG
- a CDS encoding arsenate reductase ArsC → MLFVCVHNSGRSQMAEAFTRRLGNGVIEAESAGTLPGDSLNPAVVQAMREIGYDMSGHHPKVMTDEMADSADLVITMGCGVSLEDAAEGAVCPAALVPSEDWALDDPNGQPIEKVREIRDEVASRVEELVERFKTSDQVSQGEPS, encoded by the coding sequence GTGCTCTTCGTCTGCGTTCACAACTCGGGCCGCAGCCAGATGGCGGAGGCGTTCACGAGAAGACTCGGCAACGGTGTCATCGAGGCCGAGTCCGCCGGCACGCTGCCAGGAGACAGTTTGAACCCGGCGGTCGTACAGGCTATGCGGGAGATTGGATACGATATGAGCGGTCACCACCCCAAGGTCATGACCGACGAGATGGCTGATTCCGCCGATCTGGTGATCACTATGGGCTGCGGAGTGAGCCTCGAGGATGCCGCTGAGGGCGCGGTCTGCCCGGCAGCGCTTGTCCCCAGCGAGGACTGGGCGCTAGACGATCCCAACGGGCAGCCCATCGAGAAAGTGCGGGAGATCCGCGACGAGGTCGCGTCACGAGTCGAAGAACTGGTAGAACGCTTCAAGACCTCTGACCAAGTGAGTCAAGGAGAGCCGTCCTGA
- the pstA gene encoding phosphate ABC transporter permease PstA, with amino-acid sequence MRKQRLVFALLSMSTVFVVAPVLAVVYLLLSRGLPAINWTFISQPPINMMREGGIFPAIVGTVYLIIGTIIFALPMGVLSAIYLSEYARPGKFTRLIRLSIVNLAGVPSVVYGLFGLGLFVMLFHFGASLLSGSLTLAILTLPVVITASEEALSSVPQSFREASLALGATKWQTTVRVVLPNAVSGIITGLILGVGRAAGETAPILFTVAAFYQRDLPRSIYDQAMALPYHLYVISTQVPNASPKIQWGTALVLLTLVLGMNLVAASLRTRYRRARKW; translated from the coding sequence ATGCGGAAGCAGAGGCTCGTGTTCGCGCTGCTAAGTATGTCCACGGTCTTCGTGGTGGCCCCGGTACTGGCAGTGGTCTACTTGCTACTCTCGCGCGGGCTTCCGGCGATCAACTGGACGTTCATCTCGCAACCCCCGATTAACATGATGAGGGAAGGCGGCATCTTCCCGGCTATCGTCGGGACCGTATACCTCATCATCGGCACTATCATCTTCGCCCTGCCGATGGGAGTGCTCTCGGCCATATACCTCTCGGAATATGCGAGACCGGGAAAGTTCACGAGGCTTATTCGGCTCTCAATAGTGAACCTCGCGGGAGTCCCTTCGGTGGTCTACGGCCTCTTCGGGCTGGGGTTATTCGTGATGCTGTTCCATTTCGGCGCGTCACTGCTGTCAGGGTCACTGACGCTCGCGATCCTGACGCTGCCCGTGGTCATCACCGCGTCGGAGGAGGCACTGTCGTCGGTGCCGCAGTCGTTTCGGGAGGCCAGCCTGGCCCTCGGCGCAACTAAGTGGCAGACGACCGTGAGGGTGGTCCTGCCGAACGCCGTGTCAGGGATCATCACGGGGCTGATTCTCGGGGTGGGCCGAGCGGCGGGGGAGACCGCGCCCATTCTGTTCACGGTCGCAGCGTTCTACCAGCGGGACCTGCCGCGTTCGATCTACGATCAGGCGATGGCGCTTCCTTACCATCTCTACGTGATCTCGACCCAGGTCCCGAACGCTTCACCAAAGATCCAGTGGGGAACGGCGCTCGTGCTGCTCACACTGGTCCTGGGCATGAACCTGGTGGCGGCGTCACTCAGAACCAGATATCGGAGGGCGAGGAAGTGGTAA
- the phoU gene encoding phosphate signaling complex protein PhoU, with amino-acid sequence MDTGHTRRNFDEELQEMKQDILKMGSVVEDMLSGSVKALRERNTALAEEIIARDDIVDEYNLTIEQRCLDLLALQQPMARDLRTIAAGLYIIKDVERMGDYALDIAKAAKKLAPMEPITPLVKIPRMAQIVQNMLHGSLQGFVNRNVDTLSEVAREDDEVDALYREVRDTMIVMIEEKPEVALRAVELILVARYLERIADHITNVGERIAYMETGEFRELH; translated from the coding sequence ATGGATACCGGACATACGAGAAGAAACTTCGACGAAGAGCTGCAGGAGATGAAACAGGATATCCTGAAGATGGGGAGCGTCGTCGAGGATATGCTGTCGGGGTCGGTCAAGGCTCTGCGCGAACGGAATACGGCGCTGGCGGAAGAGATCATTGCCAGGGATGACATCGTCGATGAGTACAACCTTACAATCGAGCAACGATGTCTGGACCTCCTTGCGCTTCAGCAGCCGATGGCCCGGGACCTGCGAACCATCGCCGCCGGACTCTACATCATCAAGGACGTCGAGCGGATGGGCGACTACGCCCTGGACATTGCCAAGGCAGCGAAGAAGCTCGCGCCGATGGAGCCGATCACTCCGCTGGTGAAGATACCTCGAATGGCCCAGATCGTGCAGAATATGCTGCACGGATCGCTTCAGGGATTCGTCAACCGTAACGTGGACACCCTCTCCGAAGTCGCCCGCGAGGACGATGAAGTCGATGCCCTGTACCGGGAGGTCCGCGATACGATGATCGTCATGATAGAGGAGAAGCCCGAGGTCGCCCTCCGCGCGGTGGAACTGATCCTCGTCGCCCGTTATCTGGAGAGAATCGCGGACCACATCACCAACGTCGGCGAGCGGATTGCCTACATGGAGACCGGCGAGTTCCGCGAACTGCACTAG